Proteins found in one Sorghum bicolor cultivar BTx623 chromosome 1, Sorghum_bicolor_NCBIv3, whole genome shotgun sequence genomic segment:
- the LOC110429663 gene encoding uncharacterized protein LOC110429663 isoform X1, producing MGNKGPVPTQELTIDDIKIDDEAPSKAAPPSTSSVVNKKSKTDVEREQLFGGSSDDVHTPRKKSTQEILTKYKFKGDAAAAAAHAKQKLVERQEKLARITEQSAELESEAANFATLAQQIRKNTETWWWKR from the exons ATGGGAAATAAGGGACCAGTGCCAACACAAGAATTGACAATCG ATGACATCAAGATCGACGACGAAGCACCGTCAAAGGCAGCACCACCGTCCACGTCGTCTGTTGTGAACAAGAAGAGCAAGACAG ACGTGGAGCGAGAGCAGCTATTTGGAGGATCAAGCGATGATGTTCACACGCCACGGAAGAAAAGCACCCAAGAGATCCTCACCAAATACAAATTCAAAGGG gacgccgcggccgccgcggccCACGCGAAACAAAAGCTCGTGGAGCGGCAGGAGAAACTTGcg AGAATAACCGAGCAATCCGCGGAGCTGGAGAGCGAAGCCGCGAACTTCGCCACCCTCGCGCAGCAGATCAGGAAAAACACCGAGACCTGGTGGTGGAAGCGATGA
- the LOC110429663 gene encoding uncharacterized protein LOC110429663 isoform X2: protein MGNKGPVPTQELTIDDIKIDDEAPSKAAPPSTSSVVNKKSKTDVEREQLFGGSSDDVHTPRKKSTQEILTKYKFKGVPHGKKQDKGMTNQTKQGMAHAAGSTGHGDG, encoded by the exons ATGGGAAATAAGGGACCAGTGCCAACACAAGAATTGACAATCG ATGACATCAAGATCGACGACGAAGCACCGTCAAAGGCAGCACCACCGTCCACGTCGTCTGTTGTGAACAAGAAGAGCAAGACAG ACGTGGAGCGAGAGCAGCTATTTGGAGGATCAAGCGATGATGTTCACACGCCACGGAAGAAAAGCACCCAAGAGATCCTCACCAAATACAAATTCAAAGGG GTCCCCCACGGAAAAAAGCAGGACAAAGGCATGACCAACCAAACAAAGCAGGGCATGGCGCATGCAGCAGGCAGCACCGGCCATGGTGATgggtga